One Arachis hypogaea cultivar Tifrunner chromosome 18, arahy.Tifrunner.gnm2.J5K5, whole genome shotgun sequence genomic window, ATTATCTCAGTGATcctgattatgtaagtttttttcaattatttttaaattttacaaatttttttatatttataattattaatattaagaatttaatttttataattgttgttagaaatgcagttgaaaaatataaaaatagatgGATTATGACTAATTTTTCAATATTTGTtagatttttctaaatttttttttacagatttttaataagaaatattattattaataagaaaacattatcattattattgatGGAAAGCTTTCGGTAGTAATAAAAGAAGAAGTAAATAGATCTCTTATTCAGTAgagaatgttatttttttttaattttttataaattttgagtATAATTATTTGTTAGTTAATGATATTTAAatgtttatttaaaaaagtaaCTATAACTGTTATCGAAGAATTTAAATGTtaatgttattgttattgttattgtgagTGAGAAAATgttaatgttgaataattaatAGGATTATTTTAATTAAGCCATGCTAGATTTTTTATTATGACAATGTTTATAGTTTTTAgaatatgaatgttaaaattttgtaGAATACGAATGATGGCATATACtgattgttaatattttttattattgaggaGAAAATGTTTAACAAATGTGTAATTAGTATTAGATACTATTTAAGATGTTGTAATATTGTTGAGAATTTTCATTAAGAATAAATGTATTGGTAAtgaattttatttgtaattatgaataattttaaggattaattaaataattttagaagTTAAAAGAATTAGTTATATAAGGAATTAGTGAAATGATTGATGATGGGAAGTTAGTAATTGATAATTATAATATGACTAGtaatttgttatgtttttttgtagaaattaagaatgttgACATGTAACCACCCAGTTCCTCTGGATCGGTACAACGATAAGGTGGAGGAGCATTTATGAATTACCGGGTTCTATCATGTGTCTCAGATTGGGATAGTTCAGTGTCAGAAAGCATTGGTAAATGCTCTAATCGAACGTTGGCACCCAGACACACACACGTTTCACCTTCCCATTGGTGAATGTTCCGTGATTCTTGAAGATGTGGCTCTAATACTTGGTCTTCCCACAGATGGTCTTCCAGTCACAGGGATGACAATGAGTAGTTTTGAAGCCATGGAGGCGGAGTGTTTGCTTCAATTTGGGGTTGCACCTCGTAAGGAGGACTGTAGATCAAGCTGCATAAAACTGACATGGTTGCGGAATCTAAAAGAGAATTTAGAATTGACTGACGAAATCAGTATACAGAGGTATGTGAGGTGTCATATTATGTTGCTGAACTTATTGATGTACTAGCCATCTGGATTATGTAATATTGTCTCATAATTGCCTAATATGCTAGATTAGATATTTTTCTATTAATGTATTAACCATTGTATTATATAATGCTACAGATATGTTATAATACTAGATTGTCATTAATTACTAGGTATGTGAGGTGTCACATTATGTTGCTGATTGGGACGATACTGTTTGGGGATAAGTCTGGGGCAGGTGTGCACTGGAAATTTCTACCCTTGCTTCGTGATTTTGTCAATATTGGACAGTTTAGTTGGGGTTCGGCATGCCTAGCACACCTTTACAGGGCGCTATGCAGGGCATCTCGTTATAACTGTAAGGAAATAGATGGTCCACTAACACTTCTGCTCGATTGGGCTTGGATCCGATTGCCCTATATATCGCCGTTTCCTAGAGAACCCCGCAGTTTTCCACTAGCAAACAGGTAATATTATGTTACAATCTATCCGTTTCTTGATATTTAAGATTCAGTTGAGCTAATTGAGGACATCGTATTAGGTAGCTTAACTGGGAGCGTGGTGACCAACGATATAGATTTCTGAAGCTAGCTCACTTTAGGAAGGCCTTTGATGAACTTCAGGAAGGCCAGGTGTGTTTTAATTAAAGAAGTATTAGTTTTGGGAATATTGGGCTTCGACAAAACTATCAgtcattgttattgttatttgaaTTGTGGGTTGTAATCATGAGTTTCCTTTATTTGTCCAGTTTGCCTGGGTTGCCTATGCTGTGGATCGTGTGGATCCGAACATAATTCCTGCTGAAATCTACATGCAATCGGTTGTCTGGAGCGCCACAGTACCATTGATGTCATTTGAATGTATCGAGTGGCATGCCACCGATAGGGTCAGGCGACAGTTTGGTTTCGTTCAGGGAGTACCTACTCAGGAATAGAGTTTGGATAAGGCGCATGGAGAGGTTCTGACTGGACCTAAAAACCTTAACTGGGCCATGACACCGACTCATTCAATTTGGGTGATGCATTGGACAAACAGGTATCACTACGTGCAGGGAATTCGGTCCACCTGGAACTCACCACAGTCACATCGAAGGCTACGTAGATCAACTGCAAACTCCAGTCCACTTGGCATCTCACGAACCTCAAATACCTCATTCTGGCGGTCAAAACAACTAACTTGGATGTTTCCTGATGCAAGTTGGTTTGCATGCAACTTCGATGTCACTATCTCAGAAAACACATGGCCAACATTGATCCGAGCTTCCGCCTCTGCTCTTTTACGGGTGAACAACTCATTTAGCCTGTAGAATGTTGCCTTCACAAGAGCAGTAATAGGAagattgcgtgcacccttcaaAACTGAGTTGATGCACTCCACTagattcgtcgtcatgtgaccccaTCGGTACCCGCCATCAAAGGCCAATGCGTACTGTTCGCGAGGAATTCGGTTTAACTAGTTTGTGTACGCCTCTCCGCGGTCCCTTAACCCCTGGTAACGCACTTCGTACTCCCGCACTGTCCTGGAATATCCTAGCAGATCAAAGCATATAGAAAGCAAAGTAATTGAGTTCAATAGATTTATTTAAGGCAATTctattaataatttgattaaatttagtaAACGTTTACCGATGTTAACGGCCAATTTTTGTAGGTGCGGTGCCTTGAACTTTCTCATAAAATTGgactctatatgcctgatgcaaaacatATGAAAAGCTCTAGGAGGTGACCAAGCTCCGTTACTACGTTCCACAGCTTTATTGATGGACTCGTGCCTGTCAGATATTAGACCCACTCCATCCCGAGTAACAACATGTTGACGGAGGTTACTAAGGAAAAAATGCCATGCCTCAGAAGTCTCTCCCTCAACAATAGCAAACGCAATCGGGACGATATTGTTGTTGCCATCCTGTGAAACTGTCACAAGCAGACAACCCTTATACTTTCCGTACAAGTGAGTCCCATCCACCTGGACAATTggcttacaatgtctgaatgccctaatacaagggtaataactccaaaaTATACGATGCAGTACCCGAATGTCACCCACCAAGTCATCgccttgatatgcaggcatagtctcaaaatggacAACAGCTGATGACTCcttgtgacacatggcctcaaaccatataggcaacgcttcatacgatgcttcccaacctccaaatattttttctactgccctctgcttagccaaccatgctttccgGTAACTAACGGTGTTGTTGAATTTCGATTGCACTTCTGCTATAACCGATTTTACCTTTAAGGAGGGGTCAGCTTCAACCAgtggctttattgcttctgcaattgtgatAGAGTCCAGCTTCGAATGATCCTGTGAAATGGTGGCTGTAGTACATGTGTGGctaccattatacctccttataacccaacagtacttcGTGCTGATCAAGctaaccctgataagccaatcacaccctgacccatactgtgtacacttggcataaaatgtcaacggctcAGACTCATATACCCGGTAGTCTATGCTTCGTCGTATGGTATACTCTTTTACCGCCTTAATAACAGCTTCTCTGGAACTGAACTCCATCCCAAcggcaaattcaccatctgcgacGATAGGAATTTCTGCTGGGACAAATGCCATAAGATAAATCTCATTAATACGCAGATATTTCAAAACCGATTCTAAAGGTAAATCAAATTTTACTGCATCCAGTATGCTATAAATCAAAACCTTCAACATGTTATGATGTCACGCTAAACAAAATAAGCACATCAACAGCAAATATAAAAAACCGGACCGGCCGGATCGACCGGAAAACCAACCGAACCGCACCGGTCCTGTCCAGTTCATGGCATTTGAACCGTACAATAGATCGAACCTGTGcacataataattaaaaagtcATGCAATTTGCTACAACCATATCATAGCCAACTTAAATATTATTTCCTAATAAACACTTTAAGcatataaaggaaaaaaaaactccTTAACGGGTCGAGGACCGGTTGGATCCTTACAACTACGACACATAATGCATGATTAAATAATGCTAAAAAAGGGTAAATTAGTAATAAATCAATCAATGTCTAACTAAAAAAACACTTCTATCACGATTACGTACCTGCAGTCATATATTCTGAAAATTCcggaacatgcatggcttccaagtcTAAAACTCGCATGAATGATGACTCCTCAAACGGCACTTTGTTTGCGAGTGCATTTGCCACTTGTGTCACATCTGGCTCCATGGTTCTGtcaccttgatcttcatcaccatctGGAACAACAAATTTATAgttgctttcgaactcttcttcactgtcactatAATAATCTTCCTGTAGAATATTCCGGTCAGCCtcagattgttcaaactcaacatacaactcgatgaacgagATCTGAGACCagttttcaatatacattgaaaacatctcctgCATGCTCGCTTCGTCCGTCACATATTTGGTTTGATACTGTACGAATCCACCAAACACCGGTATGGGATATCTGTATAGAATACATGATATCTTTCTTGCCCTCTCAGAACCAATTTTTTCACAGATTACTCCTTTGAGCTCCTCAAATGAGATAATAAAAGGAATAACAACATCTACTgggttttcacaaataaattttactcctTCAACCGTTTCTAACAAAATttgaccaaaataaaatatttttagcaaTACTCTGTCACTCATTTTTTTCACTCACCACAAAAGAAGCATAACCTTAGTCTTAGATACTACATTATCAAAATCAAAActgaaaaaaagagagagtttTTTTAAGAAGGAAGACGCAGccgttcaagaagaagaaggaagacgcAGTTAATGTCCCACCACTTCACTTCACCCTTTTATATCACCAACTTTAAGGAACTCGAACCCTACGACTAGGTTaacttgaacaaaaaaaaaaattaaaagattgaaTGCGGACCATCAGATTTCTACCAAACCGTTTCACAAAACGGAGGGTCCGAGTTCAATGATCTCCAATTGAATCTCTCAGCTAAGAACTCGGACCGTGCGATTTGCATTCCCATTCCTTAGTTTTGAATTCGTTGGGTCCGAATTCTTCTACTCGAATTTCTATCTTATTACCCATCAATTCGGACCTGcgatttgttaataaaaaataccaACCCAAAGAACACGCACGGTCCGAATTCCTTCAGCTCAAACTGACAAAAATCTGTTCTATATATTAGTGTAGTCCCCCCTAACTCCATATCCAAGCATAGCACACACATGCCCTCCATAACCATAAAATTGAGCCGATTTATTTCTGGCTGGTTTATATTTCAATATGACAACCTTTTTGTGTTTGTAAATAAACCAAACATAAATACAATATAGACTTTATTAAATTTaacttttgtttatgaaaagtgaTTTAAGGAGCAATATGAGGAGCGAGGACTTCGTATTAAATCTAAGTAGTACTTTTTAAGTTATTAGCCaattttgtatataatataacaaaaataaaaaaagtatagaaaactatttttaatattcaaATCTCATTTGGAgtatttagaatttaggatttaaaataaaagtgtaacattagaatttaagataaaaaggataattttaaataaaattagtttgattgaaaaaaattaacaccTTAATTAAATTCTAATACTTTATTATTAAATATCAAATAATCGCTTCCTCTTTTCAACATTTTAGTGCAGGAAGCTTACATTATGTGTgtttatcattaaataaatacTTATGAAAATATTCCtttttttaataacatttttcccataagaaaaaataatattaataatgagGAATGACCAAAAAGATCCCTAATATACATACGCTAATGCAATGCGGTGCGAAGCTTTGATGGTAATGTAGCAGACACAAAGGAAAAGAGATCTCCTTCCAATTGTAGAAGAACTTGTATCTTCTGTCCTTCTTCAAGGTAATTCTCGTTTCCACGTTCTTGGACAACTTTCAATCATAATTGCGCTGTTGAAATTTTACAATTCAATTAGGAAGATGGACAATTTGGTGATTTCAGTTTCATTCCCAAAATCGAAACTTTTTCCCTCCCCGGTTAGGGTTTTGTGTAGTCAAGTCAACAACCCACTGCTTCCTTCCTCCAACTGattatgatatatattttttcttaattagttTATTATTCCATAAATTTAGCATCCATGTGTAAATACTGAATGCTGATGGTGATTCTAATTGCAGATAGTCTGTTTTCATAAATATTGCAATGATGAAAGACAACTTGAAGAACAAATGTGGATCTTCTTCTCATCAATCCATGAAGGAGAAGGAAAAACACCATCTTGATAAAATTCAGGGAATTTTCATCAATCTTCAGTCTTCAAGGAAGGAGAATAGGTATAAAGACATTGTTATGTTTGAGGAGCAGATGCATCAACTGCTTAGAGAGTGGAAAGCAGAACTAGAGTCTCCAGCAACCTCCTTAGCTGTATGTTTATAATCATAGACATAGCTAATTAAGTATATATATCAGAAGTTATTTGTGATATGCATAGTAGTTTTAGATTTAAATGGTTTGATTGTAATTATAGTTTACATAGGATTATGGTGTCGTTTATAAAACCAAATTGCTTGATCTTCCCACTTGGTGGGGCAAGGCTTGGGTTGTTATTGGTAATCAAATATGCTGGTTTTCTATAGGAAGGAAGCCTTGGTTCATTTCCAGGGGAGCTGGCTCAACTTTTGCAAGAACTTGAGGAGAACGATGATGCAATCAGTCCATTAGAAAAGCCTGAAACATTGAAGACTCAGCTGCATCCTCACACTGTTCATGATGTGAACTATCCATCTTTTCATGAAGTGAGTTTCTGCCACTAGTTCTGGAAAGTCTATGTTGCATGGCTGTTACTTTCATTTAGTATGCTTCTTAGTTCTCTTTTAGAATTCGCTAAATATGGATTGCATCCTGTAAATAATGTTTTGGTGATCTTTTAAAGAGTTAAGATATGGAAACTTTTGCAAGATAAAGTGGTGCTTTTCCATTGCCAAGTATGGATTTCCATGGACCATGGGAGAAAGAGATCAAAGGATCAAATTGTTTAACTGTTTATGACATAATTATGTCAAGTGAAAGAGGGCATGATTCAAAATTAACTATAGTTTTAGGGATCCATTAggggaaaagagaaaaagcaacaaaaaatGCATGATTAATTAGCTCTGTACAATGCATTGACTTAATAGTTTGGGTACTGTTTTCATCGGTGTGATAGTTATATAGCTTAGTAGTAACAGTTATGTAAGTTTAGTGTCCTGATACACTGAGTCTAATTCATGTTGTGTGTTTTCTTTTCTCATCATCTGTTCCGTTTAGTCCCGGTTATGTATTGTGTACTCTCAGCTTACTTTTGCAAAACCATAGTTCAATATATTTGAAAGTGTTGTTGAGAATTTTGGGAAGTGCATGCAGCATTGCTCTCGATTTCCTGTTTAGATTAATTTTAACTTGTTAAATTCGTAGATTTAGGTTATAAGCAGAAAAGAAATTCTGTGATATAATTTGAAATAGAATATGCATGAACAGAATATTTGTAGTGTATTTAGTTTTATTTCGTGCTTTCACTGATTCGATGCAATAAATAAGCTGATGTGCACTTGGTATCTTGCAGAAGTCTTTTGATGATAGCCACATGTTACATGATACTTTTGAAGGATTTGGTCAGTTTGATGGCCCTGCTTCAACTCTACAAAGTGATACCTCAGATATGATTACTCAGTTGGATTCCCATACACTAGTTATCGAAGAAGGCTTTGATTATGGCCAATTTTTTGAAAATGAGGCCAAACAGTGTGAAGAGGATACTATGCCCAACGTTCTTCCAAATATCTGCCCTCCTCCTTCTgcttttttaggccctaaatgTTCTCTATGGGATTGTTTCAGACCTGCTCAAGGGTTGCAAATTTGCCAGGACTACTGCAGCAGCGGTCATGAGCTTTTGGCAAATAACGAGGGTCTTCCTGGAATGACCCCAATTTTGCGCCCTGGAGGCATTGGAGTAAAAGATGGCCCTTTATTTGCTGCACTTCTTGCAAAGACACAGGGAAAGGAAGTTGGCATCCCTAAATGTGAGGGCGCTGCTTCAACTAAATCC contains:
- the LOC112769224 gene encoding transcription factor VOZ1 → MMKDNLKNKCGSSSHQSMKEKEKHHLDKIQGIFINLQSSRKENRYKDIVMFEEQMHQLLREWKAELESPATSLAEGSLGSFPGELAQLLQELEENDDAISPLEKPETLKTQLHPHTVHDVNYPSFHEKSFDDSHMLHDTFEGFGQFDGPASTLQSDTSDMITQLDSHTLVIEEGFDYGQFFENEAKQCEEDTMPNVLPNICPPPSAFLGPKCSLWDCFRPAQGLQICQDYCSSGHELLANNEGLPGMTPILRPGGIGVKDGPLFAALLAKTQGKEVGIPKCEGAASTKSPWKAPELFDLSFLEGETLREWLFFDQPRRAFVSGNRKQRSLPDYNGRGWHESRKQVMKEHGGHKRSYYMDPQPLSYLEWHLYEYEINNQDSLALYRLELKFVDNKKKSPKAKLTKESLADLQNKMGKLSADVLGDDGGTADGKIKAKSENGGSPEHETKNPE
- the LOC140181237 gene encoding serine/threonine-protein phosphatase 7 long form homolog encodes the protein MPKKYKVKDVDRSELHIIHYLSDPDYKLRMLTCNHPVPLDRYNDKIGIVQCQKALVNALIERWHPDTHTFHLPIGECSVILEDVALILGLPTDGLPVTGMTMSSFEAMEAECLLQFGVAPRKEDCRSSCIKLTWLRNLKENLELTDEISIQRYVRCHIMLLIGTILFGDKSGAGVHWKFLPLLRDFVNIGQFSWGSACLAHLYRALCRASRYNCKEIDGPLTLLLDWAWIRLPYISPFPREPRSFPLANRFLKLAHFRKAFDELQEGQFAWVAYAVDRVDPNIIPAEIYMQSVVWSATVPLMSFECIEWHATDRVRRQFGFVQGVPTQE
- the LOC114925763 gene encoding uncharacterized protein; translated protein: MTTNLVECINSVLKGARNLPITALVKATFYRLNELFTRKRAEAEARINVGHVFSEIVTSKLHANQLASGNIQVSCFDRQNEVFEVREMPSGLEFAVDLRSLRCDCGEFQVDRIPCT